A segment of the Agromyces sp. H17E-10 genome:
ATGGAATGCGAGGGCGGGTCCGGCGCCCGTGGCGGAGGCATCCGCGATCAACCGTTCGAGGGCGTCGGCGAGCGCGTCGGCGCCGCCGCCCTCGAGCGCGGCCGGGGCGAGGTCGCGCACGACGCGACGCACCTCGTCGAGGCCCTCACGCGCGGTCGCGGCCGCGGTGCGCACGTGCTCGCGCGCCGAGTCCGGGCGATCGCCCCAGTCCTGTTCGGCGGCCTGCAGCAGCAGGTTGATGCTCGAGAGCTGCTGGCCGACCGAGTCGTGGATCTCGCGCGAGAGCCGGGTGCGCTCGGCGAGTGCACCCGAGCGGCGCTCGGCGTCGGCCAGCTCGTGCTGAGCCTCGGTGAGCTCGTCGAGCAGGCGCTGCCGTTCGGCCGACTCGCGTTCGAGTGCGCGGTACGCGATGACCGTGGCGATCGCGATGCCCGCGGGGCCGACGATGACGGTGGGGTCGATGCCGTCGTCGATGCGCGACCACGCGATGCTCACGACGGCGGTCATGACGACGACGACCGCGACGGCCGCACCGAACGGGATGACCCGCAGCACGGCGAACGCGAGCGGCACCGCGCACCACGCGAACGAGGGCGCGGCGAGGGTCAGCGCCATCCACAGCACGACGACGCCGACCACCCACACGGTCGGCCAGGCGCCGCGTCGGGGCAGCAGCGGGCGCAGCGACGCGACGCCCGCGAGCGCTGCGGCACCGGCCAGCACGGCCGCGGTCTCGGGCGCCCAGCCGTGCCGGTCGACGTAGCGCGCCGCGCACACCACGAGCAGCACGAGCAGCACGGCGTGCAGCCACCGGTCGAAGCGGGCCACGGGCGCGAGGATGCCCCGCATGCCGTCGGCCGCCGACCGGTTGTCGTGCTCCATGAGCGCACAGCCTACGGACAGCCGGGGGAGGCGGGCATCATCCGATCGGCTATTCGATTCGAGCCGGATGCCCGACGCCCCGCTGCGAAAGCTGCGGTGAAGTGGAATCACCCCGGCCGACACCGGACCACGAGACCGGTTCGAACCGGCCGCCACAGGAGGATTCCATGAACCGCAAGACCACCATCGCCGGGCTGCTCGCCGCGGCGACCCTGACCACCATCGTCACGACCGGCGCCGCGCCCGCATTCGCCGCCGACGGCGCGACCGACCACGGCCGCCCCGGCACGTACACCCTGAACGGCGACGCCGAGGGCAGCCGCTTCGAGGGCATCGGCGCCGACCAGCGCAGCGGCGCCTTCTACGTGAGCGAGGTGACGGGCGGTGAGATCCACCGGGGCGACGTGCGCTCGTCGGCCACCGAGCAGTGGATCGCCGGCGACGGCACCGACGGCCGCTACACGGCCCGCGGCATCACCGTCGACCGCGACGGCAACGTCTACGTCGCGGGCGGCCCGAACGGCATCGGCACCGGCCGCCCCGACCTCTGGGTGTACTCGCCCGAGGGCGACCTGCTCGCCTCGCTCCGCGTGCCCGGCACGGCCGACGCATTCCTCAACGACGTCGCGATCGGCGCCGACGGCGCCGCGTACTTCACCAACTCGAACGACCCGCAGGTGTTCCGCGTCGCACAGGGCTCCGACGGCCAGTGGGGCGCCGAGCTGTGGGCCGACGCGACCGGCACCGTCTCACGCGTGGCCGGATTCAACCTCGGCGGCATCGTGCTGACCGCCGACCGGAGCGCCTTCGTCGTCGCCCAGGGCAACGTCGGCAAGCTGTTCCGCTTCGGCTTCGACGGCACCGTCACCGAGATCGCGACCCCCGGCGCCGACCTCGTCAACGCCGACGGCCTCGTCCGCGAGGGCAATGAGCTCACGATCGTGCGCAACTTCTCGAAGGCGATCACGACGCTGCGCATCTCGGCCGACGGCTCCACCGCGCGCTTCGTGAGCGACGTCGCGACCGACCCGAGTCGGGTGCTCACGACCGCCAAGTCGCTGCACGGCCGCACCCTCTACGTCGACAGCGAGTTCGGCGACGGCCAGGTCGAGGCGCCCTACGAGGTCATCACCAACCCGTTCGCCTGAACGTCGTCGGTCGAGCGGTGGGGTGAGTAGGCGCGAAGCGCCGTATCGAAACCTAGGCGCCAAGCGCCGTATCGAGACCACGATCAGGAAGAACACGACGGATGCCTCGGACTCATGCCCGGGGCATCCGTCGTCGTCGCAGCGGGTTGAGGAGCGAGCGCCGCGAGCGTCTCGAAACCCGGGGGAGGATGGAGGCATGCCGATCCTGATCTCCGCCGAAGAGCTCGCCGAACGTCTCGACGCCGAACGCGACGGCCGCGCGGCGACCCGCACCGTGGTGCTCGACGTGCGCTGGTCGCTCGCGCAGCCCGACGGCAGCGAGGCGTTCGGTGCCGGGCACATCCCGGGCGCGGTCTACGTCGACCTCGACGCCGAGCTCGCCGACCACGACGCGGTCGGGGAGGGGCGGCATCCGCTGCCGACCGAGGCGGCGTTCACCGAGGCGATGCGGCGCTGGGGTCTGCGCGACGGCGACACGGTCGTCGCGACCGACGATCTCGGCAACCAGTCGGCCGCGCGCGCCTGGTGGCTGCTGCGGCACGCCGGCGTCGCCGACGTGCGCATGCTCGACGGCGCGCTCGGCGGCTGGCGTGCGGCGGGGCTGCCGCTCGAGACCGGGGATGCCGCACCCGAACCCGGCGACGCGACCGCGCACTTCGGCGGGATGCCGGTGATCGACATCGACGGGGCGGCCGCGTTCGCCGCGAGCGGCGTGCTGCTCGACGCGCGGGCCGTCGAGCGGTACCGCGGCGAGGTCGAGCCGATCGACCCGCGCGCCGGGCACATCCCGGGGGCGCGGTCGGCGCCGAGCGGGGGCAGCCTCGACGAGGCCGGGCGGTTCCTGCCCGCCGACGTGCTGCGCGACCGATTCGCCGCACTCGGCGTCGCATCCGACGGCAGCACACCCGTCGCCGCGTACTGCGGCTCGGGCGTCACCGCGGCCCATGCGGTCGCCGCACTCGCGATCGCCGGAGTCGACGCCGCCCTCTACCCGGGCTCGTGGAGCCAGTGGTCGAACGACGAGTCGCGACCGGTGGCCACGGGCGACGAGCCTCCCGTCGGCTAGCGCGGCCGGTAGCCGACCGCGATGAGCGTCGAGAGGTCGAGCGTGCGCGCCTCGGGCGACGCCTCGAGCCGCGCGACGAACCGTTCGCGCACCGCGGCGACCTCGTCGTCGTCGAGGCCCGCGATCGCGGTGCGGATGCCGGTGCCCTCGACGAGCGTCCACGCGAGCTCGGGCGTCACCTCGACGTGGCGGCGGGCCTCATCGGCGCGCACCCGCTCGAGCCCGAGGTCGGTGAGCCAGCGCGCGAGCCCGCCGGGGGTGTCGATGCCCTCGAATGCGGGCGAGTGGTGCTCGTCGTCGTGCTCGCCCGGCAGCGAGGCGGTCAGCGCCTCGAGGAAGGAGCCGAGCGCGCCGCGCGCCCACACCGTCACGCCGACGCGTCCGCCCGGCTTCGCCCGCTCGATGAGGTGACGGGTCCCGGCATCCATGTCGGGGAAGAAGAACACACCCAGCACGCATTGCACGAGGTCGTACCCGGTCGGTTCCCAGGCCGTGACGTCGGCGACGTGCAGACGCAGCTGCGGCAGCCGCTCGCCGGCGCGCTCACGGGCGATCGCCACGAGCTCCTCGGTCAGGTCGACGGCATCGACCAGGCCGCCCGGGCCGACGAGCTCGGCCGCGGGCAGCGCCGAGGCCCCGTCGCCCGAGCACGCGTCGAGCACCAGCTCGTCGAACATCGGCCTCGTCCGCGCCAGCGTCGCGGTCGAGATCGGATCCCACACCACCTCGTCCAGCTCGGCGAACTTCGCGGCCCCCGCCGCGAACGCGCCGACATGGTCAGGCTCGTCCGTCAACTCCCCCATGCGCCCATTCTCGCGTTGATCGGCCCGATTTCCGGGAATTCAGCAAAGAGAAAGCCAGACGGTGCAGACTGGATGCCACTGCATCACGTTCTCCGATCGAACCGAGTCCCTTCCCATGAATCGTGCCCTGCGCCGCG
Coding sequences within it:
- a CDS encoding sensor histidine kinase, encoding MEHDNRSAADGMRGILAPVARFDRWLHAVLLVLLVVCAARYVDRHGWAPETAAVLAGAAALAGVASLRPLLPRRGAWPTVWVVGVVVLWMALTLAAPSFAWCAVPLAFAVLRVIPFGAAVAVVVVMTAVVSIAWSRIDDGIDPTVIVGPAGIAIATVIAYRALERESAERQRLLDELTEAQHELADAERRSGALAERTRLSREIHDSVGQQLSSINLLLQAAEQDWGDRPDSAREHVRTAAATAREGLDEVRRVVRDLAPAALEGGGADALADALERLIADASATGAGPALAFHRHGDARTVPAPIAVALLRSARGAVANAVEHAHARRVVVSLTYQPDEVRLDVRDDGVGFETSSAVGRGGDHGEPEKRGDRGHGLRGLRERAAELGGRADIESAPGEGTTVSVSFPLSDAPTSSTGDADGTERT
- a CDS encoding SMP-30/gluconolactonase/LRE family protein, with the protein product MNRKTTIAGLLAAATLTTIVTTGAAPAFAADGATDHGRPGTYTLNGDAEGSRFEGIGADQRSGAFYVSEVTGGEIHRGDVRSSATEQWIAGDGTDGRYTARGITVDRDGNVYVAGGPNGIGTGRPDLWVYSPEGDLLASLRVPGTADAFLNDVAIGADGAAYFTNSNDPQVFRVAQGSDGQWGAELWADATGTVSRVAGFNLGGIVLTADRSAFVVAQGNVGKLFRFGFDGTVTEIATPGADLVNADGLVREGNELTIVRNFSKAITTLRISADGSTARFVSDVATDPSRVLTTAKSLHGRTLYVDSEFGDGQVEAPYEVITNPFA
- a CDS encoding sulfurtransferase, yielding MPILISAEELAERLDAERDGRAATRTVVLDVRWSLAQPDGSEAFGAGHIPGAVYVDLDAELADHDAVGEGRHPLPTEAAFTEAMRRWGLRDGDTVVATDDLGNQSAARAWWLLRHAGVADVRMLDGALGGWRAAGLPLETGDAAPEPGDATAHFGGMPVIDIDGAAAFAASGVLLDARAVERYRGEVEPIDPRAGHIPGARSAPSGGSLDEAGRFLPADVLRDRFAALGVASDGSTPVAAYCGSGVTAAHAVAALAIAGVDAALYPGSWSQWSNDESRPVATGDEPPVG
- a CDS encoding class I SAM-dependent methyltransferase, whose protein sequence is MGELTDEPDHVGAFAAGAAKFAELDEVVWDPISTATLARTRPMFDELVLDACSGDGASALPAAELVGPGGLVDAVDLTEELVAIARERAGERLPQLRLHVADVTAWEPTGYDLVQCVLGVFFFPDMDAGTRHLIERAKPGGRVGVTVWARGALGSFLEALTASLPGEHDDEHHSPAFEGIDTPGGLARWLTDLGLERVRADEARRHVEVTPELAWTLVEGTGIRTAIAGLDDDEVAAVRERFVARLEASPEARTLDLSTLIAVGYRPR